The genomic region TAAGATGGTTGCCTTCATTCGGTGTACAGGAATCCCGCAAAGACAAATTTAATGTTCACGGGTTTCGAACCCAATATTAATCTAAACTGCCTAACCATCAACAAATTGATTGCCCCCTCAAGGACGGATTTTTCATAGTCCAATACTCACTCTTAACTTTGTCAATATACCATAATTCCTTTTGACATATTTAAACATATAGGCATCACTGTCAGCCGTTCCAACTAATGATCAACACTAACAGATCAGACACGTAAAGACCCTACAATTAAAAACACTGATCCAAAAAAACGGTGGAAGAttaagtgttttttttttgtgttgaccaggagtatcccctaccgacagctgagacaatctccttcggggtactgaaggcgatttaatgggttgacccctcccaagtttggcttttttcattcgcaagagttaggaacaaaattgacaaaataattacaccttccgtctcattcatttgtttacatttcatattctcaaagataaatgattgagacagagggaataaaaaagaaaaacataCAGAAGCGACATAATGACTAATTTGCGACGAAGATCCAGCCGTCTCCTTCAATTCATCCCTTGCCTTATCATCAACTCTCAAACACTTGCAATTAACAAACAAATTCatcaaaaaagaaaaagaatacaATTCTAGAAATGAATGAAGAATAAAATTAAATCTCACTTGAAAATAAGGAAAAGCAACGGAATCTGATGAATCCAAAGGTAGAAAGGCGATAGAACTTTTGGTATAAAGGTTCAACCTTTGGTATAAAAGTTCAGACCTTCGGTATAAAAGTTCAACCCGAGGTTCTCATGGTTATCATGTGAAGGGGagttctcataggatctcaaatctatatatatatatatatatatatatatatatatatatatatatatatatatatatatatatatatatatatatatatatatatatatatatatatatatatatatagtgtaaaaatcaagtgagtccatgtcttacacttgagtccataagttctccttagagccattggatgagggAGATGGAGGGCTGTGATTGAAACAAAAAAAGGGGGATTAATGACCTCATTTACCACTCTCTCTCtactatactaattaattaacaacaaatcctaattaaccactaatctAACATATATACATTTTTCCACTcaccatttctctctcatctcacacaatttcaATACACTCATCTCTCTtaacccaaataaatcaaaacctaccaaaaaccaaataaatcaaaacctcCCAAAATAAAAAACCTACCACCCACCATCTTCCTCTTCCCCTCCTCTCTGCTCTTCACTGCCACCACCCGACACCCCCACACCCGCCTGCCACCACCCGACAACAAACCCACAACACCATCATCCCCCACCGACACCACATACTCACAACCCAACGACCCACCACCACCCACACCCACCAAATCCACCACCGAGCCCGACTCCCTCTGTGATAACAACAACACCACGCACCAACGCCTCTGCGATAACAACACCACCACGCACCAACAACACCACGCACCACCACCACGCAACAACACCACGCAACAACTCCCTCTGAGCCCGACTCCCTCTGCGATAAGAACAACACCTCTGCCATTAAAACGCAACAACAACACCACCGTCAGAtctgcttttttttttctttttaaatccTTTTCAGATCTCGgttttggtggtggttgttttAGGGCGATGGCGGTGGTTGTTGGGTGGTTGTACGGTCAGATGGCTATGGTTGTCATAGGGTGATGGCGGTGGTTGTTGGCTGTCGGTTTTTTTAAGATCTCtttgtttgctttttttttttttttttttaagatctaCTTTGTGTTTGTTTTGTCGATGATGGTCTTTTTGATGGTGTTTTTgttatgtttttattttattttattttttttccttttttttcctgtgttttgtttttagtttcaaatatcgtcttgttttttttttttttttaaatcccgTCTTGTTTAGATTCATTATGTTATCGATTTTTTTAGATCtcgtttttatgtgtagtatttTTTTTTGTCAGATTTTCTTTACAAATTTCGTTTTTTTAAAAGatacttttattttaatgttagATCTATAAATATTGGTGGTGTCCGggtgttgtgtttttttttcattatttttaaaattttagattTAAGTTAAACCTATTGatctaaagttacacttttcttccttaaaattacacttttttctgttaaaattacatttgtctccattattaaagttacatttttctccattaaaattagaCTTTTAttcattagaattacacttttttctgttaaaattatacttttttctactAGTATAAcactttttcggctaaaattgcactttttgttgttagaattacacttttttctgttagaattacacttttttctgttaaaattacacttttcttcattaaaattacacttttttctgttaaaattatacttttttctgctagaataacactttttttgctaaaattacactttttgttgttagaactaCACTTTTTTAGCTTAAAATTATACATTTTTCGGCTAAACTTACACTTTTTCTCCTAAAATTATACtctttgttgttagaattacactttttactgttaaaattacactttttttcattaaaattacacttttttctgttagaattacacttttttctattaaaattatacttttttctgctagaataacacttttttcggctaaaattacactttatctcctaaaattacactttttgttgttgttagaattacactttttttcattaaaattacacttttttctgttagaattacacttttcttcattaaaattacacttttttctgtttaaattacactttttgttgttagaattacactttttgttgttagaattacattttttttctgttagaattacatttacctctattggactaatgttacactcttaatggacttggtcatattctcatattctcattggactaatgttacactctcaatggactatggactgtggactgaaattatacttttctggactaaaattacacttttctggactaaaattacattctccttgactaaaaataacaatctcattggactgaaattatacttacctgaactaaaataacactttttgtcattaaaataacacttgtaaaatgctaaattacaataacttgtgataaaatgacaaaaattcaaaatattattcgttaaaatcactcggaaaagattgaagttaaacttgtaaaacgctaaattctcgaaaatatttcttaaaattacactttttgttgttagaattacactcggaaaatcctaaaatgtcgaaaacttgtcccgaaaaaaaaaaacgaaaaaaacgaaacagtcgaaaacttgtctcgaaaaaaaaaaaacgaaaaaaaccgaaacaggaaaaatgttaacaaaattttcataaactttgaagtataagacaaaatatggtgttaattgtgtatgataatgaattagtgaatgtattattaaaactagagagagaagtgaattcattagtgttaagtgtgttttttgctttcaatctcaaccttccaccatgcatgatccaagggttgtgggagggacttatggactcaaaaaaaaaagggacttagaagaactttgctctctctctctctctctctctctctctctctatatatatatatatatatatatatatatatatatatatatatatatatatatatatatatatatatatatatatatatatatatatatatatatatatatatatatatatatatatatatatatatatatatatatatatatgttgtggttgaattgaatctattgagttcgatgaaccaaatttgtgatttatctttggtctttggtatatggtctgtcttgatatatgcgaggtttttaatggcatgaaacaaacttaatttttaaaaacattaggagttcgtaataaaaacggttactaaaaaaaccgttgtgaatacctttcacaacggttactaaaaaaaactgttgtgaatacctttcacaaataccgcgcataatattcaacaacaggttttaaacgaagaaccgttgttaaaagtcttcacaattttggagggaaagttacaacaacgggttttaaacaaagaatcgttgttactacaaatttcaacaacgggtatgtagcatatacccgttgttaaaagtcttcacaattttggagggaaagttacaacaacggttatacatatgacaaccgttgttatattattcccaccaaatttttgaaacactttccataacggcttacacgcaacaacaacggcttttaaccgtggtgaatactttcgacaacggtttaagtaaataacctaaccgttgtaaataccttttacaacggccgctttaacaacgtccgccttttgtttttacaacggtttttacccgttgttataccctgtatctgtagtagtgatgtctgggcgtgtcccggtaccgtggttgtggttgttgttggtggttcATTCATctcatagtcatgttgtatgttcagagagacgggacgagcttgatgatatcatttagacgagtctagttggctagaagagtatagatgccacgagttgtattttatttattcatttgtttacatttatgtaattcattaaacattacattaataaaatgttctttgattgaagttttgaaacactacctcgggaaactgagatggtaacgcttcaattatcttggccggataattgGGGTGTTACCTTATGGAGTCATAAATGACTTATCTTTATCTATCCATGTAagttttatttgacccgtcaaACTTATGaagccgtcacaaatgagaatttgtgttcctAAGAAGAAATTTGAAACTCTTACTCCTAACTAATTAAACACAAAATTCCTGCGATTATGACAACTAAACAACAAATTATTTTTGTAAATCACATAAATAACGTTAATTTGTAAGTAAAAATGTAATGCATTCAATTAATAAAGGAGGAGtgacacgcctaaaacgtcgctatttaagacggtcaaattaacaatttatataccacaataCGTACTAATCAAGATTAAATATAAGACAAGTAAGTaggtttggtttggttttcaagcaacaaatttcaattcaaataaCAGTAACAAGCAATTAAGCAATTTAAGATGATTATCAAATATGAGAGGAAAACTTAACCCAATCCCCTTGGTGAACCATTATTGGTTGATCCTTGACACAATCAATCCCCAATTAATTATATTATcctattgtgaagataaatcATTTAAACCTCCTTAATAATGATTAattgacaaggaaatcacacttaatcaactAATCCAACTTATCAATCCTACCAAGTAGGAACAcatacattggtcaaattaataagaagataaagCATGAGAGATTCAATAGGGGTAGTTAGACACAATGGAACACGGTTAATGACTAATCTATCACAAGTTAATCCCTTTCTTGTAGATCTAGTTAGGAGGAAATCACGCTGACTAATTTAAACACAAGGTGATGCTAAGATAGAATTGCAAGGAAACACACTTAAAACTtctaacaacaataaattaaggaacttgataaaattaagcaacaaggaaatcacacttaattactcaaattAAACAAGATTTCCAAAATTCtaacaataaacacaaaggattaacaataataataataataataattagggaaagattaTAGGGTCTTACAACCAAAAGATTACACCTTTAGGATTGGATTAAGAAAGGAGATTAATTCTCCATAATAGATCTAAAACCCAAATTAGATGATAATTCTTCAattacaactttttttttttggtaaaatgtaaaatTGTATATATATAAGAAGATATACAAAATAAGTTGGACAAAGTTGCCAACCAAGTTCAAAGAAGCCCACTATCAGTGCGGCCCATACCAAAACATATCATCACAAGAAGCTCTTAACAAAATGAGATAGAAATCAAACTAACAGTCGGTCATCTCCTTGCTCCACCTCTCACTCTTTGACTCCATCCTTTTCATCTTCCAATTTGATCAAATCGAGCTACCCACATCCGATCTTTAGGTCCCACCGGCCGTTTAATTAGAGGAATGCATCTCTCTTGTACCAGTTTCCAAATGCTCAGAGCAACGTTTTGAGGTTTCTCCAAGGTCATCTCTAACCGGCTGATGTTCCGTCGATGCCAGATAAAATAAAGGTATGCATTCATCATTACTCTGATAATACGCTTCTTAAGCCTAGTACCTCTGCAATTTATTAGCCAGTGTAGAGTATTTGTTCTGTGTATCTTGATCCCCAAACAAAACTCCAAATCTGATAAAATTTTATCACTATAAGCGCATTCAAAAAACAAGTGTTGGATAGTTTCAGGCTCATGTTCACAGATGCAGCAGGTGTTCCTATCACTTACCCCCAGTCTGTATAGCTTTGATCTAGTGTTTAGGGCATTCTGGTAAATTAACCAAGCAGTCATTCTATGTTTAGGAACAGACCATGATGTCCATACCTGATGAAACCAAGAGATCACAGGCTTGGTTTCTCTCAGAATATTGTATCCTCGTCTTATGTTGTACTCGTTATTCCAGTCCTCTGAAGTGAAAGCCTGATTCATTTTGTCTCTGACCTGACAAAttttcctccaactccaactaGAGTCCATAGTAGGATTATATTCTCCCCAATTCGCCCCTTTCAGGTAGATATGATGTACCCATTGGACCCATAGTTTATCTGGTCTATTGGTCACCCACCATGCTAGTTTCCCAACAGCAGCCATATTCCATGTTGTTAGATTCCTGAGGCCTAACCCTCCTTCCTTTTTTGGGGTACAGACCTTATCCCATGATACCATTGGAGGTCTAGTATAATCTGCTCCCCCTTCCCACAAGAAATTCCTGCAGAGTGAATCAATTCTATCCAAGACTCCTTTGGGTATCACAAATATCATGGCCCAATAGTTATGATAAGTAGCAAGGACAGATTGTACCAAGACCAGTCTCCCAGCATAAGATAATTTTTTAGCTCCAATACTTCTAATCCTAGCACCAATTTTCTCAATAAGGCTCCTGCACTCATGTTTTGAGAGACGTGTGGTTTGGATAGGGACTACTAAATATTTAAAAGGCAGCTCACCCTCTCTGAAACCAGACACAGCCAAAATTTCATCTTTGTCATTCTGTTTCATCCCATTAAAATAAGCATTTGACTTACCAGGACTTAATTTTAACCCAGATGTCTGAGAGAAGGTTCCAAAAGCTCTGATCATGGTCATAATAGACAGCTTGTCCCCTTTGCAAAACAACAGCAAGTCATCGGCAAACATGAGATGACACAATTTGATCTGGGCACATTTGGGGTGAAATTTAAAAGGGTAGTTCTCAGTAGCAAAATTGAGTGTTCTGGACAAATATTCCATACATATAGTGAATAGGAGAGGAGAGATTGGGTCCCCTTGCCTAAGCCCTCTTTTACCCTTAAAAAAACCAAAGCTTTCTCCATTCAAGCTCAAAGTGAAAGTAGGAGTAGTGACACAACTCATTATCCAATTCTTGAACCTAGGGGGAAAATTAAGACAATTTAACATTTGTTCAAGGAAGTCCCACTCCACTGTGTCATAGGCCTTCTGGAGATCAATTTTGAACATACACCTTGGGGAAGCATTGGGATTATTATATAGTCGAATAAGGTCCTGACAAATGAGAATGTTTTCCATAATGCTCCTGCCCTTAacaaaacctccttgattttggcAAATCAAATCTGGCAAGACCTTTGATAATCTATTGCATAAAATCTTGGAGATGCTCTTGTACAAAACATTGCAGCAGGCAATAGGCCGGAATTGTAACACATTTGTAGGTCTGTCTATCTTGGGAATTAGAGTAATGTTAGTGGCATTCAGCTGCTTAAGTAGCTGTCCATTAACAAAAAATTCCTTAATAGCTTGACAAATATCATCCCCAATAACATTCCAAGAATCTTTAAAAAACTTACTAGTGAAACCATCTGGCCCAGGAGATTTATCATTTGGGATACTGAAGATAGACTCTTTAATTTCTGAGTTGGTTACAGGTTCCATCAAAATATTCCAGTGAGCCTGGTCACAAATTCTCCCTGTCTTGATCACTCTACTGCTCACTTTCATTGTTCCATGACTCATTCCAAGAAGAGATCCATAATATTCTAAAAAAGCCTCCTGAATGGATTTCTGATCAGTACACTTTGAACCATGTCTATCCTCAATCTGAAACACTGCATTCTTAGCCCTTCTTGTTTTAATGACCCTATGAAATAAGGCTGTATTCGCATCCCCTTCACATAGCCAGGCAGCTTTGGCCTGCTGCTGTAAGAAGGAAAACTTTGCTTTTTGTAGAAACTGAACCTGTTGATTGGCTTCATATTCCTGATTCATTAGGTCTTTGTCCCCCATATTTCCAATTAGAACTTGCTGCACTTTCTCAAGTCTCCTTTCAGCTTCATTGCACAGGCCCTCTATTCAGAATATGAATCCTTATTGAGCTACTTGAGGACTAGTTTAATCAATTTGAGTTTCCTGACAATAGTGTACATTCTGTGTCCTGCAATATCAGTCTGCCAGGCATCagtgatgagttgcacaaaattctTATCCTCCCCCCACATGTTCAGGTACTTAAAACTTTTCTTCCTGGTCTCTTCCTGTTGTGAGTCTCTCACCACACATGGACAATGGTCAAAAACTCCTTCAGGCAAGAAATTTGCAAATAGATGTGGATGAGCAACTACCCAATTCTGATTTACCATAAACCTATCTAGTCTGCTATATACTCTGTCAATTGGCTGCTGCTTATTTGACCAAGTATAATAGGCCCCAGTAGATTGAATGTCCATCATTCCACATTCATTAATACATTCAATGAAAGGATTCATTTCGCCTCGTAGGGTCTGGTACCAGTCTTTCCCCTGATTGAGTTACACAATTAAAATCCCCTCCCATGGCCCAAGGCCCATTGATATGTTTTGCATACAGTTTCAGATCCTTCCACAATTCTTCCCTTCCAACAATAGAATTAGCATTGTTGATGAGGGAGATAGCCTCAATATGAATGCATTGTGCTTTACAATCTCGAACAGCAAGATGAAACTTGGCAGGCTTCCAGATCACCCAAATGCGTCCCCCTTTGTGCTTATTGGAGTTGGTAGTGATGGACCGATCCCCCGAAGTTAGCAATGACTCTATCAGCATTTTTAACTTTTATTTTAGTCTCTATCAAAGCAAAAAGACCTATATCCTGATTATTCAAGAACTTTATTATTGTACGTTGCTTATTAACATTGTTCATGCCCCGTACATTCCAAAACCCTAAATTATGGATGTTAAGCATCATTAAAATCCAATTGTCCACTTCTTTTATCCCCTATTCCTTCTTTAGGGACACCACCAGTTCCACTCAGAATCTGCAGGTATGTAGGGCCTCTCAACACATCCTGAGAGGACATACCCTGATTATTGATTATCTGCCCAATAGGGGTGACCACACTCTGATCTTCATGCTCATTGATGGTCTGTGAATTTTCAGGTGTCGCAGTGACCCCCTGTtcaattacaacttgattaacaaTGATAAAGCATAAGATGTAATGGTATTCACCTATATATAGTCCTAGGTTAAAGAGGAAATGATGGGCTTAAATTGGATGGAAGCCCGTAATTAAAACGCGTAATACCCAGATCAGGCGCACGGTGCGCCCTATAGCACAAGGAGGGGCGCACGGTGTGCCCAACGTGCTGAACTCCGCTTTGAACTTTTTCCTTTGCTTCTTCTCTTGGACGGTTCTTTCATTGTTCTCGTGTAGCTTGCTTCCATGCTTCACTTGTAACTTAGAACCACCCCGAGCTTCCTCTAAAACATGATCAAATTCTCCTTAACAACTCAACACTCGGAATTGGTTAACAAAGACATAAGTCAAGCAAACTCGCTTCCTAGTGTTGCTTATTATGCACAACAGTCCGTCTCATTAAAGACGgccaatatccgtcacaagctgaagacggatagtggccctctcacaaaatgcaaatggATAGTGCAAATTGGGGGAGATGGATACCCTCACTTGCACTATCCATCTGCGTTTTGTGAGAGATGCACTATCCGTTTTCAGCTTATGACGGATATTATCCATTTTCAATAAAATTTGTATATGCACAAAATACGGTAAATAGATGGTAGATATAGCTTATGAAGGAGCCTAACAACCTTTATGTTATGATAATATTCCATGACAAAACAAAAATGTTGCAACTTTTTTCCACAAAAAGTTGATTAGAAGAAAACAACGCCTAACCAAGAACATGATTCCAAGTTAACAACTCAGTAATCCACTATATAGCCGTTGCCGCTCCTCTTCATTCAAATTCAAAACCTCATTTACAACAAGCCAACTATATTTAACAACCAAACATTATCCCATCCCTTCTTCACTCACTCTTCAATCTCTCCTATCCTCCGTTCAAAATGCTTACGGCCAATTCCGCGACGACTCAACCGTCCCACCACTCAAAACACGGCTTCCGAAAACCCTTACAGCCCAGAAACATCATCATTTTcccaaattcaaattcaaattcaaCCCAAATCACAAAATCACCTAAGAAATGTCAAATTAACAATTCCTTCTCATTCTTCCCAATTAATAATGACCATTCTAATAAGGAAAATTTCCGGGTTTTGGCTAATCCGGTCGAGACCATTGATGCATCTTTAGCTGAAGAGCTGACTGCTGTCAGGCTAAAGATGGAGAGGTTAAGGTTAGATAGAGAAAAGACTGAGAAATTACTTGAAGAAAGAGAAAAGTTCCTTGATTTTCAATTGTATGAGTTGGAGGAACGAGGTGAGCTCCAAAGAGAGCTCGAAATGGAGGTTGATCGGCTTTTTCGATTGAATCAGCTCAAGCATGCTTCTATGGTAACTACTCTCTTCCTATATTTGAAATTATATGAATATGATTTTATTTATTTGACACTAGGAGCTAATAAACATGGTAATTTAGCTGTAATCGTCACTAGGATATTGTACGAGTAACTAGTTTTTCGGGGCTTCGGAAATTTGATTAATAATGAGCTGGAATTTGTGGGTTTTGTGATAAATGTGCAGCAGAAGATGTCTCCAATTCCGTTGCGAGAGAAGGCAatggagaagaagaagaataaggaAGGACTATTTGAGGTGGATTTATTGCTAATTTTGTATGTTCAATTTGAAAAATTCTTGTGTCCGGGAGGAACGTACTCCTTACCCCTAATCTTTTATAATATTTTTTGGTAGATTTGTTTTAGGCGTAAGGAAGACGATACTCCTGgaggacacaagaatttttcCGTTCAATTTTTAGGCGTAATTTTAATACCAAATAATATTTCCATTTTTAGTTGAGTTGATTAAATTACGAGTACTAAATTGGCTGCCGATTACAACCATTTAGTGTAATTATATAACACGATTTTTATCTCTGTCGTCTGGAAACAACCTCTATTCATTATTAACACTAGACACAAGGGTAATGTCTAATATGTCTGTCATCTAATTTCTATCCCGGTGACACTAAGATTTTATTCTTGTGTTGATACTAAAAGATTAGAtggttttctttttttgtttgtttgtttgtttagaGTGCGAGAACAGAAGAAAGTAAAGTAGAATCGGTTGGTGGAAGGAGCACAACGGAGAGTACAAGCTTGAGTATGGATAGCACAATAATGGGGTCACCATCGACATCCATTGAGAGCATAGCCGAAAGCGTTATTAGT from Silene latifolia isolate original U9 population chromosome 3, ASM4854445v1, whole genome shotgun sequence harbors:
- the LOC141647582 gene encoding uncharacterized protein LOC141647582 isoform X1 → MLTANSATTQPSHHSKHGFRKPLQPRNIIIFPNSNSNSTQITKSPKKCQINNSFSFFPINNDHSNKENFRVLANPVETIDASLAEELTAVRLKMERLRLDREKTEKLLEEREKFLDFQLYELEERGELQRELEMEVDRLFRLNQLKHASMQKMSPIPLREKAMEKKKNKEGLFESARTEESKVESVGGRSTTESTSLSMDSTIMGSPSTSIESIAESVISLAKVELRKFI
- the LOC141647582 gene encoding uncharacterized protein LOC141647582 isoform X2, which produces MLTANSATTQPSHHSKHGFRKPLQPRNIIIFPNSNSNSTQITKSPKKCQINNSFSFFPINNDHSNKENFRVLANPVETIDASLAEELTAVRLKMERLRLDREKTEKLLEEREKFLDFQLYELEERGELQRELEMEVDRLFRLNQLKHASMKMSPIPLREKAMEKKKNKEGLFESARTEESKVESVGGRSTTESTSLSMDSTIMGSPSTSIESIAESVISLAKVELRKFI